The proteins below are encoded in one region of Streptomyces roseirectus:
- a CDS encoding TetR/AcrR family transcriptional regulator codes for MGTSMGRRERLRAETTAEIKKVALGLMASGGPDAITLRAIAREMGMTANAIYGYFATRDDLVTTLIDNVFTALADTVESAWENAPTQDPAARIRAWAHAFRGWALEHPEGFRLVYGDPVPGYRPPEGGPAPDAAHRMCTSITALADTAWPHTAHRYADSDFTWSDFDAGLLDKVRPAFPDLPPAALALALRIWSHLHGLVSLEIYGHLRTQTLAPDKLFTEELAQLIQTLDIPQQR; via the coding sequence GTGGGAACGAGCATGGGACGCCGCGAGCGGCTGCGGGCCGAGACGACCGCCGAGATCAAGAAGGTCGCCCTCGGGCTGATGGCCTCCGGCGGTCCCGACGCGATCACGCTGCGGGCCATCGCCCGCGAGATGGGCATGACCGCCAACGCCATCTACGGGTACTTCGCCACGCGGGACGACCTGGTCACCACCCTGATCGACAACGTGTTCACCGCGCTGGCCGACACCGTGGAATCCGCCTGGGAGAACGCCCCGACGCAGGACCCGGCCGCCCGCATCCGGGCCTGGGCCCACGCCTTCCGGGGCTGGGCCCTGGAGCACCCCGAGGGCTTCCGCCTCGTCTACGGCGACCCCGTCCCCGGCTACCGCCCCCCGGAAGGCGGCCCCGCCCCCGACGCCGCCCACCGCATGTGCACCAGCATCACCGCGCTCGCGGACACGGCCTGGCCCCACACCGCACACCGCTACGCCGACAGCGACTTCACCTGGTCCGACTTCGACGCCGGCCTCCTCGACAAGGTCCGGCCCGCCTTCCCCGACCTGCCCCCGGCCGCCCTCGCCCTCGCCCTGCGCATCTGGAGCCACCTGCACGGCCTGGTCTCCCTGGAGATCTACGGCCACCTGCGCACCCAGACCCTCGCCCCGGACAAACTCTTCACCGAGGAACTGGCCCAGCTCATCCAGACGCTGGACATCCCGCAGCAGCGGTAG
- a CDS encoding nuclear transport factor 2 family protein translates to MTTTTPAGPAFADVLAAAGLTPDGTAPTATAPDMSREPSAQEAGSGVEHHKAVAVAVLKGLFEAGDTQVVDRHVRPDLVQHSPFVPDGAQALKNAGGAVHARFPDAEYRVQRVIAQGDLVLAHSHLVLTPGTRGTAVVDTFRFRGGRIAEHWQVAQEVPEATANGNDMFSTVSRPQTNEPGPAWLTPHHEKLVAEVFDQVLVRKNPAAADTYYTPEYHQHNPNIPDGRDAAKTWLGAYFDAFPQLSVSAPKLLVAEGDVVAVHSHGVPAPGLRGLAIVDLFRVVDGKVVEHWDVLQEVPETAANDNTMF, encoded by the coding sequence ATGACCACCACCACACCCGCAGGACCCGCCTTCGCCGACGTCCTCGCAGCCGCCGGACTCACGCCGGACGGCACCGCCCCGACCGCCACCGCGCCGGACATGTCCCGCGAGCCCTCCGCCCAGGAGGCCGGCTCCGGTGTCGAGCACCACAAGGCCGTCGCCGTGGCCGTCCTGAAGGGGCTCTTCGAAGCCGGCGACACGCAGGTCGTGGACCGCCATGTGCGGCCGGACCTCGTCCAGCACAGCCCGTTCGTGCCCGACGGGGCGCAGGCCCTGAAGAACGCCGGGGGCGCCGTCCACGCGCGGTTCCCCGACGCCGAGTACCGCGTCCAGCGGGTCATCGCGCAGGGGGATCTGGTGCTCGCGCACTCCCACCTCGTGCTGACGCCGGGCACGCGGGGCACCGCCGTCGTCGACACCTTCCGGTTCCGGGGCGGGCGGATCGCGGAGCACTGGCAGGTCGCGCAGGAGGTGCCCGAGGCCACCGCGAACGGCAACGACATGTTCTCCACGGTCAGCCGGCCGCAGACGAACGAGCCCGGTCCCGCGTGGCTGACCCCGCACCACGAGAAGCTGGTGGCCGAGGTCTTCGACCAGGTGCTGGTGCGCAAGAACCCCGCGGCGGCCGACACGTACTACACGCCCGAGTACCACCAGCACAACCCGAACATCCCTGACGGACGGGACGCGGCCAAGACCTGGCTGGGCGCGTACTTCGACGCGTTTCCCCAGCTGTCCGTCTCGGCGCCGAAGCTGCTCGTCGCCGAGGGCGACGTCGTCGCCGTCCACAGCCACGGCGTGCCCGCACCGGGGCTGCGGGGCCTGGCCATCGTCGACCTGTTCCGGGTGGTGGACGGGAAGGTCGTCGAGCACTGGGACGTGCTCCAGGAGGTGCCGGAGACGGCGGCCAACGACAACACGATGTTCTGA
- a CDS encoding TIGR03086 family metal-binding protein → MRRDDGARPVWSIGAVARQVGLPVKVVRHWSDVGVVTPAGRSAGGYRCYDTAGVARLHLARTLRDLGLGLGEIRAALDHEDGLAEVAAAHAEAVEQQIRRLRTRHAVLRAVTRRTTPEGLALMTRTAHLSPDERRALVHDFLTDTLGDLDVPHFRAGLLAAGDDLPDDPTDEQVDAWLELGELVAGGELRPAVRRLGEYAARQGRTPQDPAMAEEMRALTDTWTAHVRRALRAGTAADSPAADHVVADVVAAWLPSRANTDPAVSQDGATARRLLHDQLTAAAEPAVERFWQLLCVLAGRPAPAGITQEGRWLTAALRANPVPGERDARLDTLYADATDPWPGGVLDAFTRVQDTVAALVRATTPDRFDLPTPCADWTVRDLLDHLVWENVIWGGLAQGTPPVDGHTEDHLGDDHIASFEAAAAQARDAFRQPGLLDRSFGPAPGRRVVEQLLVELLVHGWDLAAALGHDRDLEPGIARAALPVVREIYDGLPRTAGGSIAPARTVPEDAPALDQVAAFLGRRVPR, encoded by the coding sequence ATGCGTAGGGACGACGGGGCGCGGCCCGTGTGGAGCATCGGCGCCGTGGCCCGGCAGGTCGGCCTGCCGGTGAAAGTGGTCAGGCACTGGTCGGACGTGGGTGTCGTGACGCCGGCCGGCCGGAGCGCCGGGGGCTACCGCTGCTACGACACCGCCGGCGTGGCCCGGCTGCACCTGGCCCGCACCCTGCGGGACCTGGGGCTGGGGCTCGGCGAGATCCGGGCCGCCCTCGACCACGAGGACGGCCTCGCGGAGGTGGCCGCCGCGCACGCCGAGGCCGTCGAGCAGCAGATCCGACGGCTGCGCACCCGCCACGCCGTCCTGCGCGCCGTCACCCGCCGCACCACCCCCGAAGGACTCGCCCTCATGACCCGTACCGCCCACCTGTCCCCGGACGAACGCCGCGCGCTGGTCCACGACTTCCTCACCGACACGCTCGGCGACCTGGACGTGCCCCACTTCCGCGCCGGGCTCCTCGCGGCGGGCGACGACCTGCCGGACGACCCGACTGACGAACAGGTCGACGCGTGGCTGGAGTTGGGCGAGCTGGTCGCCGGCGGGGAACTGCGTCCCGCCGTGCGGCGCCTAGGGGAGTACGCCGCCCGGCAGGGGCGGACGCCGCAGGACCCGGCGATGGCCGAGGAGATGCGCGCCCTCACCGACACGTGGACCGCACACGTCCGCCGCGCGCTGCGGGCCGGCACGGCGGCGGACTCCCCGGCCGCCGATCACGTCGTCGCGGACGTCGTCGCCGCCTGGCTGCCCAGCCGCGCGAACACCGACCCGGCCGTGAGCCAAGACGGCGCCACGGCACGCCGGCTCCTGCACGACCAGCTCACCGCCGCCGCCGAACCCGCCGTCGAACGCTTCTGGCAACTCCTGTGCGTCCTCGCCGGCCGTCCCGCGCCCGCCGGGATCACCCAGGAGGGCCGGTGGCTGACGGCCGCGCTGCGCGCCAACCCCGTGCCCGGCGAGCGCGACGCCCGGCTCGACACCCTCTACGCGGACGCCACCGACCCCTGGCCGGGCGGTGTCCTGGACGCCTTCACGCGCGTCCAGGACACGGTCGCCGCGCTCGTCCGCGCGACGACACCGGACCGGTTCGACCTGCCGACCCCCTGCGCGGACTGGACCGTCCGGGATCTGCTCGACCACCTGGTGTGGGAGAACGTCATCTGGGGCGGCCTGGCCCAGGGCACGCCTCCCGTCGACGGCCACACCGAGGACCACCTCGGCGACGACCACATCGCCTCCTTCGAGGCCGCCGCCGCGCAGGCCCGTGACGCGTTCCGGCAACCGGGTCTGCTGGACCGCTCCTTCGGGCCCGCCCCCGGCCGGCGCGTGGTCGAGCAGCTTCTCGTCGAACTGCTCGTGCACGGCTGGGACCTCGCGGCCGCGCTCGGCCACGACCGGGACCTGGAGCCCGGCATCGCGCGCGCCGCCCTGCCGGTCGTCCGCGAGATCTACGACGGGCTGCCGCGTACCGCCGGGGGATCCATCGCCCCGGCACGGACCGTGCCCGAGGATGCTCCGGCCCTCGATCAGGTGGCCGCGTTCCTCGGCCGCCGCGTCCCGCGCTGA
- a CDS encoding alkene reductase, with product MSLSSVSKNSALFTPVSLGEIQLANRVVMAPLTRFRSGASGVPGDLLVEHYRQRASVGLIITEGTYPVAGSRVSVGQPGIATDEQGAGWRRVTEAVHSRGGRIVMQLMHCGRATHPDTNDGLRVVAPSPVALPGRAHTPQGTPPFPVPHALTAEEARATVDGFVDAARRAVGAGMDGVELHGANGFLLHQFLSPATNRRTDEYGGSPHARARFAVEAVTAVADAVGAGRVGLRISPESSSLDVLEPDRDDVLATYGALVDQLRPLGLAYLSVLHEEPAGDLVRELRRRFGGPLIANSGPASATTREEAAHLIDAAHADAVAVGRALIANPDLVERWQGAHPENGPRPELFYGADAEGYNDYPFLTAG from the coding sequence ATGAGCCTGTCGTCCGTTTCCAAGAATTCCGCCCTTTTCACGCCGGTCTCCCTCGGTGAGATCCAGCTCGCCAACCGCGTTGTCATGGCGCCGCTGACCCGGTTCCGGTCGGGTGCCTCCGGGGTCCCGGGGGACCTGCTGGTGGAGCACTACCGGCAGCGGGCGAGCGTCGGGCTGATCATCACCGAGGGCACCTACCCGGTCGCCGGGTCACGGGTCTCCGTCGGACAACCGGGCATCGCCACGGACGAGCAGGGGGCCGGCTGGCGCCGGGTGACCGAGGCGGTGCACTCTCGGGGCGGCCGCATCGTCATGCAGCTCATGCACTGCGGGCGCGCCACGCACCCCGACACCAACGACGGCCTGCGCGTCGTCGCCCCCAGCCCGGTCGCGCTCCCGGGCCGGGCGCACACCCCGCAGGGCACGCCGCCCTTCCCGGTGCCCCACGCCCTGACCGCCGAGGAGGCACGGGCGACCGTCGACGGCTTCGTCGACGCGGCCCGCCGGGCGGTCGGGGCGGGCATGGACGGCGTCGAACTCCACGGCGCGAACGGCTTCCTGCTGCACCAGTTCCTCTCCCCCGCGACCAACCGGCGCACGGACGAGTACGGCGGCTCGCCGCACGCCCGCGCCCGCTTCGCCGTCGAGGCCGTGACGGCGGTCGCGGACGCCGTGGGCGCCGGACGGGTGGGGCTGCGCATCTCGCCCGAGAGCAGCTCCCTGGACGTCCTGGAGCCCGACCGGGACGACGTCCTCGCCACCTACGGCGCCCTGGTCGACCAGCTCCGGCCGCTGGGGCTCGCCTACCTCTCCGTCCTGCACGAGGAGCCGGCCGGCGATCTGGTGCGGGAGCTGCGCCGGCGCTTCGGCGGACCGCTGATCGCCAACAGCGGCCCGGCCTCGGCGACCACCCGTGAGGAGGCGGCCCACCTGATCGACGCCGCCCATGCCGACGCCGTCGCGGTGGGCCGGGCGCTCATCGCCAACCCCGACCTCGTCGAACGCTGGCAGGGCGCGCACCCGGAGAACGGCCCGCGGCCGGAGCTCTTCTACGGGGCGGACGCCGAGGGCTACAACGACTATCCGTTCCTCACGGCGGGCTGA
- a CDS encoding alpha/beta fold hydrolase, with protein sequence MEKLFARSPGGYRYAYVRLGAGGGNPPLLLLSHFRATIDMWDPALLERLAKDRVVIVVDNRGIGLSDGTTPDTVAAMAEGIAEFVTSSRLTGVDVLGFSLGGYVAQALARIRPDLVRRLVLAGTAPRGSGVDLAAEGRVRSIITRELVSPKDLVHLFFPPTAPGRAHGVEYIRRLSRRSPGPGGSVAEPSWRAQLEAAADWGAPDPTAARELTDITQPTFVTHGEFDIMVAAEKSRILASHLPHAELKIYPDTGHGFLFQAHEEFSTDVTRFLMNEPSENAAPPQVETT encoded by the coding sequence ATGGAAAAGCTCTTCGCCCGCTCCCCCGGCGGCTACCGCTATGCCTATGTCCGGCTCGGCGCCGGCGGGGGAAATCCGCCGCTGCTGCTCCTGTCGCATTTCCGGGCCACCATCGACATGTGGGATCCGGCGCTGCTCGAAAGGCTGGCGAAAGACCGTGTCGTGATCGTCGTCGACAACAGGGGTATCGGCCTGTCGGACGGCACGACACCGGACACAGTGGCCGCGATGGCGGAGGGGATCGCCGAATTCGTGACGTCGTCGCGGCTCACCGGGGTCGATGTGCTGGGGTTCTCCCTGGGCGGTTATGTGGCCCAGGCGTTGGCACGGATCCGGCCGGATCTGGTGCGCCGTCTGGTCCTCGCCGGCACCGCGCCGCGCGGATCCGGTGTGGACCTCGCGGCGGAGGGCCGTGTGCGTTCGATCATCACCAGGGAGCTGGTCAGTCCCAAGGACCTCGTCCACCTGTTCTTCCCGCCGACCGCGCCCGGCCGCGCGCACGGCGTCGAGTACATCCGCCGCCTGTCCCGCCGCTCACCGGGCCCCGGCGGGAGCGTCGCCGAACCCTCCTGGCGGGCCCAGTTGGAGGCGGCGGCGGACTGGGGAGCACCTGACCCGACGGCCGCCCGGGAGCTGACGGACATCACCCAGCCGACTTTCGTCACACACGGCGAATTCGACATCATGGTCGCCGCGGAAAAGAGCCGCATTCTGGCGTCACACCTGCCGCACGCGGAACTGAAGATCTATCCCGACACCGGTCACGGATTCCTTTTCCAGGCACACGAGGAATTCAGCACGGATGTGACGCGATTCCTCATGAACGAGCCGTCCGAAAACGCCGCGCCCCCTCAGGTGGAGACCACGTGA